The following proteins are encoded in a genomic region of Bosea beijingensis:
- a CDS encoding serine protease, producing the protein MPRAPFHPLRITLLRSVTLSLALLSAPLVSAQAPAPGPSPQMAAAQAGFEALPEAERKAIQNDLIWAGQFNGAVSGSYGPLTFRAINAFKGARGPADGLLPPAERAALARAAQAARDTAGFKVLADDKSGVQIGIPMKLLPKREALPAGGSRWQSADQKVTLDTSTTPPGGEDLAAIYEKAIAVNPNSPRKITYKLLRPDFFVVTGETPTGRFYRRLSAGPQGLRGFSIGYDKALAPTVDKLVIAIAASFEPFPTGAVPAQPSAVAGAATTPSSGLSSLLAPAARSNERYGVALALNERVALSAGAAVDNCRSLRVGNRNAKLRLKDDASGLALLDLEGAGASKPPGLRSEAANASDALVLVAYGNDGGKRAAVALPGLGVQAGGKLALSAPLQPGQAGAPAFDRQGRLVGVVTDNPSDKVLIAGVAPQRSYAFADTAAIQAMLGKAGVSLPAAAAGTELSTGAVVERVSGAVQPIVCGL; encoded by the coding sequence ATGCCGCGCGCCCCTTTCCACCCGCTGCGAATCACGTTGCTTCGCAGCGTGACGCTCTCGCTCGCGCTGCTGTCGGCGCCGCTTGTCTCTGCGCAGGCGCCCGCGCCGGGCCCTTCACCCCAGATGGCGGCGGCGCAGGCGGGTTTCGAGGCGCTGCCCGAAGCCGAGCGCAAGGCGATCCAGAACGACCTGATCTGGGCCGGGCAGTTCAACGGTGCGGTGTCGGGTTCCTATGGGCCGCTGACCTTCCGGGCGATCAACGCCTTCAAGGGCGCGCGGGGCCCGGCCGACGGGCTGCTGCCGCCGGCCGAGCGGGCGGCGCTTGCCAGGGCGGCGCAGGCGGCGCGCGATACGGCCGGGTTCAAGGTGCTGGCCGACGACAAGAGCGGCGTGCAGATCGGCATTCCCATGAAGCTCCTGCCGAAGCGCGAGGCGCTGCCTGCCGGCGGCAGCCGCTGGCAGAGCGCCGACCAGAAGGTCACGCTCGACACCTCGACCACGCCGCCCGGCGGCGAGGACCTCGCGGCGATCTACGAGAAGGCGATCGCGGTCAATCCGAACAGCCCGCGCAAGATCACCTACAAGCTGCTGCGACCGGATTTCTTCGTCGTCACCGGCGAGACGCCGACCGGGCGCTTCTACCGCCGGCTCTCGGCCGGGCCGCAGGGCCTGCGCGGCTTCTCGATCGGCTATGACAAGGCGCTGGCGCCGACCGTCGACAAGCTGGTCATCGCGATCGCCGCGAGCTTCGAGCCCTTCCCGACCGGGGCGGTTCCGGCCCAGCCTTCGGCGGTCGCTGGCGCCGCTACCACTCCGTCCTCGGGACTGTCGTCGCTGCTTGCGCCTGCCGCGCGCAGCAATGAGCGCTATGGCGTTGCCCTGGCGCTGAACGAGCGGGTGGCCTTGAGCGCTGGGGCTGCGGTCGATAACTGCCGCAGCCTGCGCGTCGGCAATCGCAACGCGAAGCTGCGCCTGAAGGACGATGCCAGCGGGCTTGCCTTGCTCGACCTGGAAGGCGCGGGCGCATCGAAACCGCCGGGCCTGCGCAGCGAGGCGGCGAACGCCTCCGACGCGCTAGTGCTGGTGGCCTACGGCAACGATGGCGGTAAGCGGGCTGCCGTCGCATTGCCCGGGCTGGGCGTGCAGGCCGGCGGCAAGCTGGCGCTCAGTGCGCCGCTCCAGCCGGGGCAGGCGGGTGCGCCGGCCTTCGACCGGCAGGGCCGGCTCGTCGGGGTTGTCACCGACAACCCTTCCGACAAGGTCCTGATCGCCGGCGTCGCGCCGCAGCGCAGCTATGCCTTCGCCGACACGGCCGCGATCCAGGCTATGCTCGGCAAGGCGGGAGTGTCGTTGCCGGCGGCAGCGGCGGGCACGGAGCTCAGCACCGGTGCGGTGGTCGAGCGGGTTTCCGGCGCGGTCCAGCCGATCGTCTGCGGGCTGTAG
- a CDS encoding tripartite tricarboxylate transporter substrate binding protein, whose product MSDFIDRRTVLKGAAAAGASLIAAPAIAQANYPSRPITMVCPWGAGGGTDATARIVAQLLEKDLGQPVNVVNRTGGSGVVGHSAIATAAPDGYNIGMLTVEIAMMHHQGLTDLKSTSYTSLALMNEDPPGVQVSTAGPYKDIKALADAIKAAPPGKLKASGTGQGGIWHLALIGWLVAMGLKPDHVAWVPSNGAAPGMQDLAAGGIDIVTCSVPEARAMIDAGKAKSLAIMASARNPQFKDVPTLNETLGINYSIGAWRGIGAPKGLPPEIAAKLTASLKKAFDSKDYQDFMNARGFGMKFADGKGFADFMAASDTSMASAMKAAGLAKG is encoded by the coding sequence ATGAGCGATTTCATCGACAGGCGAACTGTGCTCAAGGGCGCGGCCGCGGCCGGCGCGAGCCTGATCGCGGCGCCCGCCATAGCGCAGGCGAACTATCCCTCGCGGCCGATCACCATGGTCTGCCCGTGGGGTGCCGGTGGCGGCACGGACGCGACCGCGCGCATCGTCGCACAGCTTCTGGAGAAGGACCTCGGCCAGCCGGTCAACGTGGTCAACCGCACGGGTGGCTCGGGCGTGGTCGGTCATTCGGCCATCGCGACGGCGGCGCCGGACGGCTACAATATCGGCATGCTGACGGTCGAGATCGCCATGATGCATCATCAGGGCCTGACCGACCTGAAATCGACGAGCTATACCTCGCTCGCGCTGATGAACGAGGACCCCCCGGGCGTGCAGGTCTCGACCGCCGGCCCCTACAAGGACATCAAGGCGCTGGCCGACGCGATCAAGGCCGCCCCTCCCGGCAAGCTCAAGGCCTCTGGCACCGGCCAGGGTGGCATCTGGCATCTCGCCCTGATCGGCTGGCTCGTCGCCATGGGCCTGAAGCCCGATCACGTCGCCTGGGTGCCGTCGAACGGCGCGGCGCCCGGCATGCAGGATCTGGCGGCCGGCGGCATCGATATCGTGACCTGCTCGGTACCGGAAGCGCGCGCCATGATCGATGCGGGCAAGGCCAAGTCGCTGGCGATCATGGCGAGCGCGCGCAACCCGCAGTTCAAGGACGTGCCGACGCTCAACGAAACGCTCGGCATCAACTACTCGATCGGCGCCTGGCGCGGCATCGGGGCGCCGAAGGGCCTGCCGCCCGAGATCGCGGCGAAGCTCACGGCGTCGCTGAAGAAGGCCTTCGACTCGAAGGACTATCAGGACTTCATGAATGCGCGCGGCTTCGGCATGAAGTTCGCGGACGGGAAGGGCTTCGCCGACTTCATGGCGGCTAGCGACACCTCCATGGCCTCCGCCATGAAGGCAGCAGGCCTCGCCAAGGGCTGA
- a CDS encoding tripartite tricarboxylate transporter TctB family protein — MQLSDRITGSALAALGAVAFFYGSKLPPVPGQQVGPSAFPMVVGAGLVICGSLIVFGIGRHFEEVAEADVVSHATPEELVPLPAWRNWLALLPPALLAFYAMASETLGFLPTTAIMVLLCSLAFGAKPKLAVPLAIIAPFIINLIFLKLLRVPLPGGILPFPW; from the coding sequence TTGCAACTATCCGACCGCATTACCGGTTCAGCGCTCGCCGCGCTTGGAGCCGTCGCTTTCTTCTACGGCTCGAAATTGCCGCCGGTGCCCGGCCAGCAGGTCGGCCCCTCCGCCTTTCCGATGGTCGTCGGGGCCGGGCTCGTCATCTGCGGCAGCTTGATCGTTTTCGGGATCGGCCGCCATTTCGAGGAGGTCGCCGAGGCTGACGTGGTCAGCCACGCGACGCCGGAAGAGCTCGTGCCGTTGCCGGCCTGGCGCAACTGGCTGGCGCTGCTGCCGCCGGCCTTGCTTGCCTTTTACGCGATGGCTTCGGAGACGCTGGGCTTCCTGCCGACGACGGCGATCATGGTGCTGCTGTGCAGTCTCGCCTTCGGCGCGAAGCCGAAACTCGCCGTGCCGCTCGCGATCATTGCGCCCTTCATTATCAACCTGATCTTCCTGAAGCTGCTGCGGGTGCCGCTGCCCGGCGGCATCCTGCCGTTCCCCTGGTGA
- a CDS encoding tripartite tricarboxylate transporter permease yields MDTVIKAFGLVFQFDVMIAIVASAFYGLTVGALPGLSATMATALLVPVTFYLSPIAAIATIITASAMAIFSGDIPGCLLRIPGTPASAAYTDEAYAMTRKGQAETALGICLWFSALGGIAGTLSLMLIAPLLAEMALSFSTYENFWLAMLGLMCSTLVARSSPIKAIAAMLLGLLITCIGIDNPGGVPRFTFGSTNLLGGIEVIPALVGVFALAEVMRSLTERDPPKIENRKLGSILKGQWKLTKEYPKQQTRGNIVGIIIGVLPGAGADMAAWVSYAMAKRFSKTPEKFGTGHPEGLIEAGASNNASLASGWVPALLFGIPGDTITAIAIGVLYMKGLNPGPTLFTSQAESMYALYIIFILGNIIMIPFGIIMIRLASKVVGAPRSAVMPVIMIFCAVGAFATAGNNLFAVWCVAFFGVFGFVMEKNGYPVAAMVLGIVMGTMVEQNFVTSLIKSDGSVLPFFDRPVSSVLAAMTFAALLWPVFSWTRDWLKGRRRVAAA; encoded by the coding sequence ATGGATACCGTCATCAAGGCCTTCGGGCTGGTTTTCCAATTCGACGTGATGATCGCCATCGTGGCGTCGGCCTTCTACGGGCTGACCGTCGGCGCGCTGCCCGGCCTTTCCGCGACCATGGCGACGGCGCTGCTCGTGCCGGTCACCTTCTATCTCTCGCCGATCGCGGCGATCGCGACGATCATCACCGCATCCGCCATGGCGATCTTCTCCGGTGATATTCCGGGCTGTTTGCTGCGCATTCCCGGCACGCCGGCCTCGGCCGCCTATACCGACGAGGCCTATGCGATGACCCGCAAGGGCCAGGCGGAGACGGCGCTCGGCATCTGCCTGTGGTTCTCGGCGCTGGGCGGCATTGCCGGCACGCTCTCGCTGATGCTGATCGCACCACTCTTGGCCGAGATGGCCTTGTCCTTCTCGACCTACGAGAATTTCTGGCTCGCGATGCTCGGCCTGATGTGCTCGACGCTGGTGGCGCGCTCCTCGCCGATCAAGGCGATCGCGGCGATGCTGCTCGGCCTCCTCATCACCTGCATCGGCATCGACAATCCCGGCGGCGTCCCGCGGTTCACCTTCGGATCGACCAATCTCCTGGGCGGCATCGAGGTCATCCCGGCGCTGGTCGGCGTCTTCGCGCTGGCGGAGGTGATGCGTTCGCTGACCGAGCGGGATCCGCCCAAGATCGAAAACCGCAAGCTCGGCTCGATCCTGAAGGGGCAGTGGAAGCTCACCAAGGAATATCCGAAGCAGCAGACGCGCGGGAACATCGTCGGCATCATCATCGGCGTGCTGCCCGGAGCCGGCGCCGACATGGCGGCCTGGGTCAGCTATGCCATGGCCAAGCGCTTCTCGAAGACGCCGGAGAAGTTCGGCACCGGCCATCCGGAAGGGCTGATCGAGGCCGGTGCCTCCAACAACGCCTCGCTCGCCTCGGGCTGGGTGCCGGCGCTGCTCTTCGGCATCCCCGGCGACACGATCACCGCGATCGCGATCGGCGTGCTCTACATGAAGGGGCTGAATCCGGGGCCGACGCTGTTCACCAGTCAGGCCGAGAGCATGTACGCGCTCTACATCATCTTCATCCTCGGCAACATCATCATGATCCCCTTCGGCATCATCATGATCCGGCTGGCGAGCAAGGTGGTCGGCGCGCCGCGCTCGGCGGTGATGCCGGTGATCATGATCTTCTGCGCGGTCGGCGCCTTCGCGACAGCGGGCAACAACCTGTTCGCGGTCTGGTGCGTCGCCTTCTTCGGCGTGTTCGGCTTCGTGATGGAGAAGAACGGCTATCCCGTCGCGGCGATGGTGCTCGGCATCGTCATGGGCACGATGGTGGAACAGAACTTCGTGACCTCGCTGATCAAGTCGGACGGCTCGGTGCTGCCCTTCTTCGACCGGCCGGTCTCGTCGGTTCTGGCGGCGATGACCTTCGCGGCGCTGCTCTGGCCGGTCTTCTCCTGGACGCGCGACTGGCTGAAGGGCCGCAGGCGGGTGGCGGCGGCCTGA
- a CDS encoding enoyl-CoA hydratase-related protein yields the protein MSEVLSETVAAGVVQVTMNRPDRKNALDRASYAGLIAAIAAAETDASVRAILLTGAGGTFTSGNDIKDFAIAVAAGEGTRVAIDFLEAISTAKKPIVAAVEGFAVGIGTTMLLHCDLAFAARSATFRLPFVTLGLCPEGGSSYLLPLVAGSKKAAELLMLGEAFNAETAAAAGLVNAVTEDGTALEAGLAKAKALAALPPESLALTKMLLKRGSAQAVAETIATEARHFGERLKSPEAMAAFMAFLKK from the coding sequence ATGAGCGAAGTGCTGAGCGAAACCGTCGCGGCCGGCGTGGTGCAGGTCACCATGAACCGGCCCGACCGCAAGAACGCGCTCGACCGCGCGAGCTATGCCGGGCTGATCGCCGCGATCGCCGCCGCCGAGACTGATGCCTCCGTGCGCGCCATCCTGCTGACCGGCGCCGGCGGCACCTTCACCAGCGGCAACGACATCAAGGATTTCGCCATCGCCGTCGCGGCCGGCGAGGGCACCCGCGTCGCCATCGATTTCCTCGAGGCGATCTCGACGGCGAAAAAGCCGATCGTCGCGGCGGTCGAGGGCTTCGCGGTCGGGATCGGCACGACGATGCTGCTGCATTGCGACCTCGCCTTCGCGGCCCGCTCGGCTACCTTCCGCCTGCCCTTCGTGACGCTCGGCCTCTGCCCCGAAGGCGGATCGAGCTATCTGCTGCCGCTGGTCGCCGGCTCGAAGAAGGCGGCGGAACTACTGATGCTGGGCGAGGCCTTCAATGCCGAGACGGCGGCCGCAGCCGGCCTCGTCAACGCCGTCACCGAGGACGGCACCGCGCTGGAAGCCGGTCTCGCCAAGGCGAAGGCGCTTGCCGCGCTGCCGCCGGAATCGCTCGCCCTGACCAAGATGTTGCTGAAGCGCGGCTCGGCCCAGGCCGTGGCTGAGACCATTGCGACCGAGGCCCGCCATTTCGGCGAGCGCCTGAAATCGCCGGAGGCCATGGCCGCCTTCATGGCCTTCCTGAAGAAGTGA